aaaatagaaagatctATTGAATATGGTCTATCTATTGAATATGGTCTAAAACTCCAAAACACATAGGTAGTAATACTTTGCGATGATCTTTCGATGCAGCAAACAGCAGGGAGAGTAAGgaaaatatagtaaatatagtaattaatacaataaataaaggaaagagcatcttttttttgttccgCCCAAACAAAAGAAGTGTGccttaaaaatgaaataaatatccATATAAAAAACGACCCACTCTTCTCATAATTGGCCTTTTCTTCAAGATTTACTTGCCCCAGATATACCATGAGGCTTTCTACAAGAACAACTCAGATTGCAGCAACGTATAATAATTAGCAGCAAAATCTTCAAGCTCCCAAAACGCATCACCGAATCCATCTAACAAACTATTTCCATATACGTAATCCTGATTAATATCATTCTTAATCATGTCATAATTATTCTCTCCAAAACCGGTGTTAGGGATCCCGAGTTCGTCGTCAGAAGCTTCCAAAAGATGCTGCATCACTTTCTCATTGTTCTCATCATCGACATCGTCTTCCTCCGAAGAAACGGACGAAGTCGACGAGGCTTCAACGTTGGAAGCTCCAGAAACGGTAGCGTTTTTGTCATTTGATGAGATTTCTTGCTGGAGAGCGTTTATGAAGGAAGTTAGGTCATTGTTGGGTTGGTTAATTTCGTCTGAATCGTCGAGGAGACGGAGAATCTGGTCATTgttagaggaagaagatgaagaagaaggctTTTGTCGCTTAATCGTTTCTTCTTCGGGTAGGGTTTCTTCTTCTCGGTGGCGCTTGATTGGAGCTGTTTCAGCCATCgtattctagagagagagagagagagaaaaaagctttttaaaatctttagagagAAAAAGTTATGAAGGTGATAATCAATCTGGAGAGTCTGAAATGTATATATAGAGATTATTGGTcaaatagatattttttaactatttaaataatGATGCAATTTAgtctcaaataatattttcaaaatgtaaaattattatactGCTCCTTGCATGTCAGAAGGGAGAAACATGTGAATGCTTTTTCAAGTTTTCGCATTGCCCGCAAAGAAATCTCGAAGTTTGATCCAGTATTAAAAAACTCTACATTGTAAATGGATCTTAGCTTTTAGTTTAATATAGGAACAGTTTCTTAAttcttaactaaaaaaaataaaaactgttttttaaaataaaatatttaaaagatggttcttaattttttttctttaaaattaataaacgaTTTTTATGTTACGCTATCTCAATCTAAAAAATCTGCAATAAACATGGTCTTGAATATTTTCCTCGCTGGGATCGAGAAGTGTTTTTAAGcactaaattaaaaatgtaaaacagtgataaaagataaatatacaaGTTCGAAAAGCGTGAAGTATTCGATAGTTTCTTTCCAGATGGCTACCTagattagtttttattttctttttatcttaaaaactgcaaaataaaaagttaattaaaatattaatagaaaatttatggacaagacttaggttcaccccctatggtgaacctttaaattcaccactctccttaaaaccaatcaaaatatcatgtagataattaaataaaaaatattaaattataagaaaatagtttaaaaaggaaataacgtTAATTTTAATAACGTtaactaaatactaaaccctaaatttaaattctaaagcAAAacctatatcctaaacccaaatcttataccctaaactcaaaccatatatccaaaactcaaattctaaaccctaaatccaaacgctatatcctaaacccattCTATgtcttataccctaaacccaaatcctataccctaaacccaaattatataccctaaacccaaaccatataccctaaacccaaatcttattccctaaacccaaatcgtaaatcCTAAAGCCAAATTcttaagtttagggtttgggtttaaagtgtagaatttaggtttaagatatacgttttgagtttagggtataggatttgggtttagggtataggatataTGATCGATTTAGAGTATAGGGTTTgtatttaaggtttatggtttgggtttaaagtttagaatttgagtttagggtatatagtttgggtttagggtataaaatttgggtttaggatatatatttgggtttagaatttatgatttagggtttagggtttagtttgcATCATTAAAAttgagtttatttttatttttaactatttttttaataatttaatattttttatttaattatctacatggcattttgattggatttaaggggagtggtgaatttaaaggttcaccatagggggtgaacctaactCTTTTCCAAAATTTATTACAAACCTGGACAATGGTTTCAACCGTTAAAGTTGCTCTGAGAGGCATGCAATGATGCAAGCTTTGATATTATATAACGCATGAATCGGACGGCTGTCAGTTAAACATTTGTGACggtttaaattaacaaaaatattgtaCTTCATAAtagtt
The Raphanus sativus cultivar WK10039 chromosome 1, ASM80110v3, whole genome shotgun sequence DNA segment above includes these coding regions:
- the LOC108838345 gene encoding uncharacterized protein LOC108838345, translated to MAETAPIKRHREEETLPEEETIKRQKPSSSSSSSNNDQILRLLDDSDEINQPNNDLTSFINALQQEISSNDKNATVSGASNVEASSTSSVSSEEDDVDDENNEKVMQHLLEASDDELGIPNTGFGENNYDMIKNDINQDYVYGNSLLDGFGDAFWELEDFAANYYTLLQSELFL